From a single Borrelia sp. A-FGy1 genomic region:
- a CDS encoding OspD family protein, which yields MKKIIKVLFLLLASCVHEQQKVSSIDDLNDQKGYLDNQSVVSESYESKKKSLLNSLNQSLIQTTDLMEKADLTVDNLNESDESNKVVEVVISGVNLISASADQLKSLSESIYDLAQTAGIDLEEINKFRDKATVASNVARQAYDLTKSVDEDMKKLYEEQQKGIDLDLDSASEEIKQARINVDRAWEVTIKAKDHLIDLRGATKEVLDKVNAEITNNKKLEDIKRVVELAVQVAENAKETAQKVITSLNT from the coding sequence ATGAAAAAAATAATAAAAGTATTATTTTTATTATTAGCATCTTGTGTTCATGAACAACAAAAAGTATCATCAATAGATGATTTAAATGATCAAAAAGGATATCTAGATAATCAAAGTGTAGTTTCAGAAAGCTACGAATCAAAAAAAAAGAGCTTATTAAATAGTTTGAATCAGTCATTAATTCAAACTACAGATTTAATGGAAAAAGCTGATCTTACAGTAGACAATTTAAATGAATCAGACGAATCAAATAAAGTTGTAGAAGTAGTTATTAGTGGAGTAAATTTAATTTCAGCTTCTGCAGATCAGTTAAAAAGCTTATCAGAAAGTATATATGATTTAGCTCAAACGGCAGGAATAGATCTAGAAGAGATAAACAAATTTAGAGATAAGGCAACAGTTGCATCTAATGTGGCAAGACAGGCATATGACCTTACTAAATCAGTAGATGAAGACATGAAAAAACTGTATGAAGAACAACAGAAAGGAATAGATTTAGATTTAGATTCAGCTTCTGAGGAAATAAAACAAGCTAGGATAAATGTAGATAGAGCTTGGGAAGTTACAATAAAAGCTAAAGATCATTTAATAGATTTAAGAGGAGCGACAAAAGAGGTTTTGGATAAAGTAAATGCAGAAATCACAAATAACAAAAAACTTGAAGATATAAAAAGAGTAGTAGAGTTAGCAGTGCAAGTAGCTGAGAATGCAAAAGAAACAGCACAAAAAGTTATAACCTCATTAAATACTTAA